The nucleotide sequence TGTTTCGCGATCACGGGCCCGAGCTTCTCGAGGCGTACGACCAGTTCCGCCGGGCGGCGGGCGGGCAGGCGAACGCGCTGGCCTTCCGCGAGGAACTGCGGCGCCGCTGGCGCGTCGATCTCGACCCGGCCGTGCAGGATCGCGCCTGAGTCGGCGCGCCGGCTCAATCCGGCACGGCGGGCGCGGGTAACGGGCGGCGGCCGTACGCGATCGTGAGCGCGCCGGAACCGGCGATGACTCCCGCCGCGATGAGCAGCGCCGCCGAGGTGCCGAGCAGCGGCGTGACCGCGGCGGCGGCCCAGATCGCGACCTGGTTGATCCCCCGCATCGCGAAGTCGCGCAGGCTGAAAACGCGGCCCCGCTGGCGCAGGTCGGTGCCCTCCTGCAGCAGCGTCTCGGTCAGCACGAAGGCCGGAGCGGCGCACAGGCCGATGAGGAAGCCGGCGATGGCGAACACCGCGAACCGGGTCGTGACCGCCATCGCGACCAGGAATCCGCCGGCCGCGAGCAGGCCGCCTCCCAGCAGCAGTGCACGCGGCAGCGACCGGCCCCGGGCGTTGACCCACCAGGTCCCGAGCGCAGCGCCGATCGCGAATGCGACCATCAGCAGCGACAGGCGCTGCGTGCCGGGAATGCTGGCGACGCGCTGGATGTGCTGGATGCCCGCGACCTGCAGGAAGCCGCCGCCCGCCCAGACGGCGCCGAGCGCGATCAGCGCGAGCCCGACCGGCCGGCTGCGCCGGACCACCGAGAAGCCTTCGAGGACCTCGTGCAGGTAGTTGGCCGGGCCGCCCGCCTGCGCGTGGGGGCGCGGCCGGCCGCGGTAACGGATCAGGGCCAGCGAACCGACCGAGACGAGGTAGGTCGCGGCGTTCACCCACATGACCGCGGTCCAGCCCCAGTGGTCCACGAGCCATCCGCCGGCGAGCGCGCCGACGCCGGTGGCGACGATGCCGGCCACCGAGAGCAGTGTGTTCGCCGCCAGCAGCCGGTCGGGGGCGACGATCTCCGGCGTCATCGCGCTCTTGGCGGGCAGGAAGAAGACGTTGCAGGTGAACAGCAGGAAGACGACGGTGAAGACGACGGATACCGAGTGCGTCGCCGCGTAGCCGAGCGGGATCGCGGCGACGAGCAGCGCCCGCAGCGAATCGGAGACGAGCAGCGTCCGACGCAGGTTCCAGCGGTCCACCCAGGGCCCGGCGAACGGGGCGAACAGCAGGACGGGCAGCAGCATCACGGTGCCGAGAACGCCCAGCAGGACGCTCGAGTGCCGCAGGTCCGCGAACGCGCGCGTGTGCTCGAGCAGCAGCCCGTTCAGCGCCAGAAAGTTCAGCCGCTCGCCGAGGATCGAGATCAGCTGGCCCCACCACAGGGAGGCGAAATCGCGCTGCGCGAGCAGCGGCCGCCGGTCCGCCGCCCCGTTCATGCGTTCAGGCGGCGGAGTGGCCGGACAGGCGCGCCCGCCGGTGCCCGACGGCATCGCGATAGACCGCCTCGATGCGGTCCACCACGCGTGGCCAGGCGAAGTCCAGCGACCGCCGGCGGCCCGCCTCGGCGAGTCGTCCGCGTCGTTCCGGATCGTCCACGAGCTGCGCGAGCGTGCGGGCCAGGGCGCGCACGTCGCCCGGCGGAAACGTCGCGGCGTCCCGCCCGGGCGTCACGACGCAGCGGTAACCCGGGATGTCCGAGCAGGCGACCGCCCTGCCGGAGGCC is from Candidatus Eisenbacteria bacterium and encodes:
- a CDS encoding MFS transporter, with the translated sequence MNGAADRRPLLAQRDFASLWWGQLISILGERLNFLALNGLLLEHTRAFADLRHSSVLLGVLGTVMLLPVLLFAPFAGPWVDRWNLRRTLLVSDSLRALLVAAIPLGYAATHSVSVVFTVVFLLFTCNVFFLPAKSAMTPEIVAPDRLLAANTLLSVAGIVATGVGALAGGWLVDHWGWTAVMWVNAATYLVSVGSLALIRYRGRPRPHAQAGGPANYLHEVLEGFSVVRRSRPVGLALIALGAVWAGGGFLQVAGIQHIQRVASIPGTQRLSLLMVAFAIGAALGTWWVNARGRSLPRALLLGGGLLAAGGFLVAMAVTTRFAVFAIAGFLIGLCAAPAFVLTETLLQEGTDLRQRGRVFSLRDFAMRGINQVAIWAAAAVTPLLGTSAALLIAAGVIAGSGALTIAYGRRPLPAPAVPD